In a genomic window of Mastomys coucha isolate ucsf_1 unplaced genomic scaffold, UCSF_Mcou_1 pScaffold17, whole genome shotgun sequence:
- the Ghsr gene encoding growth hormone secretagogue receptor type 1 isoform X1: protein MWNATPSEEPEPNVTLDLDWDASPGNDSLSDELLPLFPVPLLAGVTATCVALFVVGISGNLLTMLVVSRFRELRTTTNLYLSSMAFSDLLIFLCMPLDLVRLWQYRPWNFGDLLCKLFQFVSESCTYATVLTITALSVERYFAICFPLRAKVVVTKGRVKLVILVIWAVAFCSAGPIFVLVGVEHENGTDPRDTNECRATEFAVRSGLLTVMVWVSSIFFFLPVFCLTVLYSLIGRKLWRRRGDAAVGASLRDQNHKQTVKMLAVVVFAFILCWLPFHVGRYLFSKSFEPGSLEIAQISQYCNLVSFVLFYLSAAINPILYNIMSKKYRVAVFKLLGFESFSQRKLSTLKDESSRAWTKSSINT from the exons ATGTGGAACGCGACGCCCAGCGAAGAGCCGGAGCCTAACGTCACGCTGGACCTGGACTGGGACGCTTCCCCCGGCAACGACTCGCTGTCTGACGAACTGCTGCCGCTGTTCCCCGTGCCGCTGCTGGCGGGCGTCACTGCCACCTGCGTGGCGCTCTTTGTGGTGGGCATCTCGGGCAACCTGCTCACCATGCTGGTGGTGTCCCGCTTCCGCGAGCTGCGCACCACCACCAACCTCTACCTGTCCAGCATGGCCTTCTCGGATCTGCTCATCTTCCTGTGCATGCCGCTGGACCTCGTCCGCCTCTGGCAGTACCGGCCCTGGAACTTCGGCGACCTGCTCTGCAAACTCTTCCAGTTTGTGAGCGAGAGCTGCACCTACGCCACGGTCCTCACCATCACCGCGCTGAGCGTCGAGCGCTACTTTGCCATCTGCTTCCCGCTGCGGGCCAAGGTGGTGGTCACCAAGGGCCGTGTGAAGCTGGTCATCCTCGTCATCTGGGCCGTGGCCTTCTGCAGCGCAGGGCCCATCTTCGTGCTGGTGGGCGTGGAGCACGAGAACGGCACAGATCCCCGGGACACCAACGAGTGCCGCGCCACCGAGTTCGCTGTGCGCTCTGGGCTGCTCACGGTGATGGTGTGGGTGTCGAGCATCTTCTTCTTCCTGCCTGTCTTCTGCCTCACTGTGCTCTACAGCCTCATCGGGAGGAAGCTGTGGCGGAGGCGCGGCGACGCGGCGGTGGGCGCCTCGCTCAGGGACCAGAACCACAAGCAGACAGTGAAGATGCTTG CTGTGGTGGTGTTTGCTTTCATTCTCTGCTGGCTGCCCTTCCACGTGGGGAGATACCTGTTTTCTAAGTCCTTCGAGCCCGGCTCTCTGGAGATCGCGCAGATCAGCCAGTACTGCAACCTGGTGTCCTTTGTTCTCTTCTACCTCAGCGCTGCCATCAACCCCATTCTCTACAACATCATGTCCAAGAAGTACCGCGTGGCCGTGTTCAAACTTCTAGGATTTGAATCCTTCTCCCAGAGAAAGCTTTCCACTCTGAAGGACGAGAGTTCCCGGGCCTGGACAAAGTCGAGCATCAACACATGA
- the Ghsr gene encoding growth hormone secretagogue receptor type 1 isoform X2 gives MWNATPSEEPEPNVTLDLDWDASPGNDSLSDELLPLFPVPLLAGVTATCVALFVVGISGNLLTMLVVSRFRELRTTTNLYLSSMAFSDLLIFLCMPLDLVRLWQYRPWNFGDLLCKLFQFVSESCTYATVLTITALSVERYFAICFPLRAKVVVTKGRVKLVILVIWAVAFCSAGPIFVLVGVEHENGTDPRDTNECRATEFAVRSGLLTVMVWVSSIFFFLPVFCLTVLYSLIGRKLWRRRGDAAVGASLRDQNHKQTVKMLALPSTPFSTTSCPRSTAWPCSNF, from the exons ATGTGGAACGCGACGCCCAGCGAAGAGCCGGAGCCTAACGTCACGCTGGACCTGGACTGGGACGCTTCCCCCGGCAACGACTCGCTGTCTGACGAACTGCTGCCGCTGTTCCCCGTGCCGCTGCTGGCGGGCGTCACTGCCACCTGCGTGGCGCTCTTTGTGGTGGGCATCTCGGGCAACCTGCTCACCATGCTGGTGGTGTCCCGCTTCCGCGAGCTGCGCACCACCACCAACCTCTACCTGTCCAGCATGGCCTTCTCGGATCTGCTCATCTTCCTGTGCATGCCGCTGGACCTCGTCCGCCTCTGGCAGTACCGGCCCTGGAACTTCGGCGACCTGCTCTGCAAACTCTTCCAGTTTGTGAGCGAGAGCTGCACCTACGCCACGGTCCTCACCATCACCGCGCTGAGCGTCGAGCGCTACTTTGCCATCTGCTTCCCGCTGCGGGCCAAGGTGGTGGTCACCAAGGGCCGTGTGAAGCTGGTCATCCTCGTCATCTGGGCCGTGGCCTTCTGCAGCGCAGGGCCCATCTTCGTGCTGGTGGGCGTGGAGCACGAGAACGGCACAGATCCCCGGGACACCAACGAGTGCCGCGCCACCGAGTTCGCTGTGCGCTCTGGGCTGCTCACGGTGATGGTGTGGGTGTCGAGCATCTTCTTCTTCCTGCCTGTCTTCTGCCTCACTGTGCTCTACAGCCTCATCGGGAGGAAGCTGTGGCGGAGGCGCGGCGACGCGGCGGTGGGCGCCTCGCTCAGGGACCAGAACCACAAGCAGACAGTGAAGATGCTTG CGCTGCCATCAACCCCATTCTCTACAACATCATGTCCAAGAAGTACCGCGTGGCCGTGTTCAAACTTCTAG